Proteins from one Ahaetulla prasina isolate Xishuangbanna chromosome 2, ASM2864084v1, whole genome shotgun sequence genomic window:
- the ACVR1B gene encoding activin receptor type-1B isoform X2 encodes MVSITNVNGMKHHTRTCIPEVKLIPAGKPFFCLSSEAVRNTHCCYFDYCNKIDLMVPSGHWKDNETSSMWGPVELVAVIAGPVFLVFIIMIIVVFVFHHHPRGYHNRQRLDMEDPSCEMCLSKDKTLQDLVYDLSTSGSGSGLPLFVQRTVARTIVLQEIIGKGRFGEVWRGRWRGGDVAVKIFSSREERSWFREAEIYQTVMLRHENILGFIAADNKDNGTWTQLWLVSDYHEHGSLFDYLNRYTVTIEGMIKLALSAASGLAHLHMEIVGTQGKPGIAHRDLKSKNILVKKNGTCAIADLGLAVRHDSVTDTIDIAPNQRVGTKRYMAPEVLDETINMKHFDSFKCADIYALGLVYWEIARRCNSGGIHEEYQLPYYDLVPSDPSIEEMRKVVCEQKLRPNIPNWWQSYEALRIMGKMMRECWYANGAARLTALRIKKTLSQLSIQEDVKI; translated from the exons ATGGTCTCAATAACAAATGTGAATGGAATGAAGCATCACACCCGGACATGTATTCCTGAAGTAAAGTTGATTCCTGCTGGAAAACCATTTTTCTGTCTTAGTTCAGAAGCTGTACGCAATacacattgttgctactttgactACTGTAACAAAATTGATCTTATGGTGCCCAGCG GACATTGGAAGGATAATGAAACTTCTTCAATGTGGGGACCTGTGGAACTGGTGGCTGTCATTGCAGGACCAGTCTTTCTTGTGTTCATCATTATGATTATAGTAGTTTTTGTCTTCCATCACCATCCACGTGGATACCACAACCGTCAGCGATTGGACATGGAGGATCCATCTTGTGAGATGTGTCTATCCAAGGACAAGACTCTGCAAGATCTAGTCTATGATTTGTCTACTTCTGGCTCTGGCTCAG GCTTACCACTGTTTGTCCAGCGTACTGTGGCTCGAACAATTGTCCTCCAGGAAATCATTGGCAAAGGCCGCTTTGGGGAAGTGTGGCGTGGCCGATGGCGTGGTGGTGATGTAGCTGTGAAAATCTTCTCATCACGGGAAGAGCGATCATGGTTTAGAGAAGCTGAAATCTATCAAACAGTCATGTTGCGCCATGAGAACATTCTGGGATTTATTGCTGCAGACAACAAAG ATAATGGCACTTGGACACAATTATGGTTGGTCTCTGATTACCATGAGCATGGCTCTCTGTTTGATTACCTCAACCGATATACTGTAACTATTGAAGGGATGATTAAATTGGCTCTGTCTGCTGCCAGTGGTTTGGCACATTTGCACATGGAAATTGTGGGGACTCAAG GAAAACCTGGGATTGCACATCGTGACTTGAAATCCAAAAATATATTAGTAAAAAAGAATGGAACTTGTGCCATTGCAGACCTTGGTCTAGCTGTCCGCCATGATTCTGTTACTGATACAATTGATATTGCCCCTAATCAGAGAGTTGGAACAAAACG TTACATGGCCCCTGAGGTTCTTGATGAAACAATAAACATGAAGCATTTTGATTCATTTAAGTGTGCAGATATCTATGCCCTTGGCCTGGTTTACTGGGAAATTGCACGCAGATGCAACTCAGGAG gtatTCATGAAGAATATCAGCTCCCATACTATGACCTTGTGCCCTCTGACCCGTCCATTGAAGAAATGCGAAAAGTGGTATGTGAACAGAAACTACGACCGAACATTCCCAACTGGTGGCAGAGTTATGAG GCTTTGCGAATTATGGGGAAAATGATGCGAGAGTGCTGGTATGCCAATGGAGCAGCACGGCTAACAGCTTTACGCATCAAGAAAACTCTTTCTCAACTCAGTATCCAGGAAGATGTGAAAATTTAG
- the ACVR1B gene encoding activin receptor type-1B isoform X1 produces MAGGLARAALRALPPPVGLALLALVLGGQRGAQALLCLCSDCNQANATCETDGACMVSITNVNGMKHHTRTCIPEVKLIPAGKPFFCLSSEAVRNTHCCYFDYCNKIDLMVPSGHWKDNETSSMWGPVELVAVIAGPVFLVFIIMIIVVFVFHHHPRGYHNRQRLDMEDPSCEMCLSKDKTLQDLVYDLSTSGSGSGLPLFVQRTVARTIVLQEIIGKGRFGEVWRGRWRGGDVAVKIFSSREERSWFREAEIYQTVMLRHENILGFIAADNKDNGTWTQLWLVSDYHEHGSLFDYLNRYTVTIEGMIKLALSAASGLAHLHMEIVGTQGKPGIAHRDLKSKNILVKKNGTCAIADLGLAVRHDSVTDTIDIAPNQRVGTKRYMAPEVLDETINMKHFDSFKCADIYALGLVYWEIARRCNSGGIHEEYQLPYYDLVPSDPSIEEMRKVVCEQKLRPNIPNWWQSYEALRIMGKMMRECWYANGAARLTALRIKKTLSQLSIQEDVKI; encoded by the exons CTTTATTGTGTTTGTGCTCTGACTGCAATCAAGCCAATGCCACATGCGAAACAGATGGCGCCTGTATGGTCTCAATAACAAATGTGAATGGAATGAAGCATCACACCCGGACATGTATTCCTGAAGTAAAGTTGATTCCTGCTGGAAAACCATTTTTCTGTCTTAGTTCAGAAGCTGTACGCAATacacattgttgctactttgactACTGTAACAAAATTGATCTTATGGTGCCCAGCG GACATTGGAAGGATAATGAAACTTCTTCAATGTGGGGACCTGTGGAACTGGTGGCTGTCATTGCAGGACCAGTCTTTCTTGTGTTCATCATTATGATTATAGTAGTTTTTGTCTTCCATCACCATCCACGTGGATACCACAACCGTCAGCGATTGGACATGGAGGATCCATCTTGTGAGATGTGTCTATCCAAGGACAAGACTCTGCAAGATCTAGTCTATGATTTGTCTACTTCTGGCTCTGGCTCAG GCTTACCACTGTTTGTCCAGCGTACTGTGGCTCGAACAATTGTCCTCCAGGAAATCATTGGCAAAGGCCGCTTTGGGGAAGTGTGGCGTGGCCGATGGCGTGGTGGTGATGTAGCTGTGAAAATCTTCTCATCACGGGAAGAGCGATCATGGTTTAGAGAAGCTGAAATCTATCAAACAGTCATGTTGCGCCATGAGAACATTCTGGGATTTATTGCTGCAGACAACAAAG ATAATGGCACTTGGACACAATTATGGTTGGTCTCTGATTACCATGAGCATGGCTCTCTGTTTGATTACCTCAACCGATATACTGTAACTATTGAAGGGATGATTAAATTGGCTCTGTCTGCTGCCAGTGGTTTGGCACATTTGCACATGGAAATTGTGGGGACTCAAG GAAAACCTGGGATTGCACATCGTGACTTGAAATCCAAAAATATATTAGTAAAAAAGAATGGAACTTGTGCCATTGCAGACCTTGGTCTAGCTGTCCGCCATGATTCTGTTACTGATACAATTGATATTGCCCCTAATCAGAGAGTTGGAACAAAACG TTACATGGCCCCTGAGGTTCTTGATGAAACAATAAACATGAAGCATTTTGATTCATTTAAGTGTGCAGATATCTATGCCCTTGGCCTGGTTTACTGGGAAATTGCACGCAGATGCAACTCAGGAG gtatTCATGAAGAATATCAGCTCCCATACTATGACCTTGTGCCCTCTGACCCGTCCATTGAAGAAATGCGAAAAGTGGTATGTGAACAGAAACTACGACCGAACATTCCCAACTGGTGGCAGAGTTATGAG GCTTTGCGAATTATGGGGAAAATGATGCGAGAGTGCTGGTATGCCAATGGAGCAGCACGGCTAACAGCTTTACGCATCAAGAAAACTCTTTCTCAACTCAGTATCCAGGAAGATGTGAAAATTTAG